In the Bos mutus isolate GX-2022 chromosome 10, NWIPB_WYAK_1.1, whole genome shotgun sequence genome, ggaattcccaggcaggaatactggagtgggtttccatttctccctccaggggatcttccccacccaggattgaacccaggtctcctgcatagcgggtgcattctttgccattgagccaTGGGGAAGCTCTGGAGGCACGCAGTAAGCCGAGATGCAGCGCAGGTGTGCTTCAGAGCCGTGGCAGCTTGGTGCCGAGATGCTGACCACAGCCCCTGGGCAGTGCCACTCTGCTCCAGGTGCCCACGGCCTCTGCATCAGCTCCCTCAAAACAAGCACTGCGtgctattttcacttttcacctttttttGTAAGAGTGAAAAccctctttggatttcttttggtTAAGCAAAAATGAGTACTATGTAAGTCTTTCTTAAAAGTGAAGTGGCATAAAGTGAGCTTTTGAAAAGTGGGGGATACCTATATTCCACTGTTTGCCCCCATACTAATACAcaagaatgcatttttttcttttactaatgaTGCTGTTTTGCTCTAAAATTATCCAAAGGTGTTTCtgtgtatttacatttttaaacactgaaaatCTTCTTAAATAGTTTGGCTAATAAATTTAGCTTTGAGGTTGTCAGAGGGGTATAGGGTATACGTCTTGGTCTGTAAAAGGTACACCAGGGCAAAGTTTTGTTTTAGGAAGGGatttttactgatatttctcttttgttaaaTATACCTGATCatgttgttttttccccccagtgaAGCTTTGCCCTTTTTCCTGCTGCTGGTCGACCTTTCTAGAGCAAGTGCGCTAGCCAAGTTCGCCCTCAGTTCTAACTCACAGGTATTATTAATGAGACATGAATGTACGTGGTATTCTTTTCTCTCAGGTTGTTTACATTAATAGGAAAGATTAATAGAGCTTCTTCTTAGTCCATGATTCAGGAATTGCATATAATTTTGTCCAGTCTTAAGACTGGTCTTCTTAGGTACCCTAGGAACTGTCCCATTTTTCTGCCAACTCAATTATAATTCCACAGATTCTAAAATTtggaattttctccattttcttttttgaaggttTCAGAACGTAAGGTATTATGTCTTTTGCATAAATTACAGTATCTACCTATTGAAACGCATTAGCGCACAGACAGGATCTAAGGGAAGAATCTCAGGGTAGATTGATTTCTAAACCCCTTGAATTAACACTAGCATTATTTCATCAAACGTTTCATCTTGGTGTTCATTAGTCACTTTAAAGAATGTAACATTTTTAGTAATACTGAGTATAAAATATCATGTACTTCTGCCCTGAGCATGTATTTGATGTATATTTATGATCATTTGAGCATTTTGACAAGGATATTTAAGTTTTATAATACTAACATAATCTCAAAAAATTTGAAACTAAGAACTTGTGTCAGTGAGTGGTagccaaaatataaaatgatgtagGGGTTTATGTGGGATTTACATGGCAGGACTCATATACCACCTCAAAGGAATCTTCCTAAGAAATAACTCAGTCAGTGGGTGGGGAACGCAGAGAAgtgtacatattctttttttagacCTTTATATTGTTAGTGTCCTTTATATCTGGAATGCCTGTTAGTCttatattgtgtattttattcttcatataGTATATTCGATTTAGTAAAAGCCCTGGGATGCTCCAAAAGTTCTTAAAATGATTTCCTGCCTTCTCCTCATTTGCTCTGTTTGTCTGTTTCAGGATGAAGTGAGGGAGAACATTGCTCGTGGGATGGCGATTTTAGGTCCCACCTTCACCCTGGATGCTCTTGTAGAATGTCTTGTGATTGGAGTTGGTACCATGTCAGGTTTGCAAAcaatttttaatatactttaaaattaatttgtagaagagagagaggaacacaTTATGTTAGTTAAAGTCTGACTTTTAAAAGTCTGacattacaaaaattttaaaaattttaattgtatgaATATGTAGGTATATCTGATCTGACCTTTTGTCTGTCTGCTTTAGTGAAAACTGAGCAGGTTACTGATTTATTTTCACTCTTACTATCTCATCATCTTCTCTGGTGCTCCACTTTTTTGATGACTTTAAgatgtttttgtctggtttttaaCCAAGATTGGACTCTAGGCTCATTTAGAAAGCCATCTTCCAGCCCCTGATATCGTCTGGACTGActgaatgagtcagttccttcTGTTAACTATCATGTAGGAGACAGTGCAGAAGTTGGGAGTTGGACAGATCTGAGTTGGGTCCACCTAACAGAGTGGTTAGGAAGATTTAATCAGTATGCAGTATGTCTTAGCACTGAGCCAGCATTGAccctaaaatatatgtttattcatCCTTAACTGGATAGTAGAGAACTAGATGTTAAACATCAAACATAGGACTCCATTATATAGGACAGAAATTGTGGCCTCGTGGAAATTTGCCAGAAAGAATATATCATGCTGTTGTCAAGGTTTCCTAATTATTGAGACTAGACTTCATGGCCCTCTCATGAGGGCCACACTTGGCTAACTGCTCTTCTAGTGTACTTCCTGGTGCCTTGGTGTCCtcagtaagggatttgattcttTCAGAAGTAAATCAACTTTTAAGAGTTAGTTGTCATTATTAGTTGAGATCTGTTCACTAGATtgtgtataagtatatataatgtTTCTTCTAACTtctatttattcagttatttaatCTATCAGAACTTACTCAAAACTTATTCagcaaagaatattttttaagttttaaaatgtgtatttcttaaaatttacttttttgggGTACAGTTTTAAGTTTTGACAAAGATGTAGTCATATAACTGCCACCACAGTCAAGAAAGCATTTTTGACCAGGTGAAAATATAACTATGTGATTTTAGTCAAGAAGAACAGTATATAAGAAGATGAGAGGATTATCTGGGAATGTGGAAAGCAATGGAAACTGATATGGGAAATAGGGCGATGACTTTGGTCAGGATAAGGCACATGGATAAAGGAAGTGATTCAATTTGATGTTGGAAAAGCCAGCAAGGAGGCATTTACAGCCATACAGAAATGGGAAAATCAGTGATTTGGCTTAGAGTAGAATAAAAGGACAGATTTAAtacttaaggaaatggcaacccactccagtgttcttgcctggagaatcccagggaccgggggagcctggtgggctgccgtctatgaggtcgcacagagtctgacacgactgaagcgacttagcagcagcagcagcaacaaggaaCAAACGCTTGGGAAagccagtaaaaaagaaaaaactctgtACTTCTTGGAAGTATATAGTGCTGTCCCCATGTAGCAACAAAGTGGCACAAAGAAACTGTGCCCTGGGCCAGAGTGAGGAAGAATGGCCGAAGGGCGTGTGGCAGCAGTGGCTACACAGAGCGGAAGCGCGGGCAGCTGACGGCTGCACAGAGCGGAAGCGCGGGTAGCGGGGCTTAGAGCGTTGGGCAAGCACGGTTTTGATAGTCTCCAGTTTGAAAAGATCCTGTTTGGCTACTATTTAAATGTAGTTGTTCATAATGTTTTTGGCATTGTAATTTTGCATTCTCTTGAATTTCTGTCTCAGAGAGTAATAGCTATAGAATTTTTAGGAAATACAGAAtatgcttttttctttcatttagtcCAATGATCTAAtacaattcagaaaataaaatccaatgttgaatttttttaagttttgtattACTCTAGTTAGCAGTTTTTATGGGAGAAGGTAAtcaatttttatatgttttcaaaacatttttattttaatatgaataatgtcaaatatgttttatattcaaatttatttGTATAGCGAGGGAGTAGGATTTGATAATCTAATCTCTTCCTAGCTCTGTTCCCTTCTATTTGAGATTACCAAATGACACCTGAAACATTTGTTAATTTTGGATGTTGGGTTGCCTTTCTGTGTTACATCATTTTTCAAAGAGAtcaatgaaatgaactgaaattttAAGACTGTCAATAGATACCACAGAGGTTATATTGAAATGACAGTTGAGTAGtgcacataaaatatttattatgatacTATATCAAGAATGATATAACAGGCAGTGTGTTTTACAAAAAGTCCTTGGTCCGCAGGTGAATTGCTTCTGTGGTGATGAATGGGATTGGACTAGTGGGATAACCTGGTGGAAGGCATTTGCCCCATTAGAGTTCTGTCCCTGATATCTATCCTATCTCAAAACAGAGTACTGCCATTTGATACAAGGGGGTGATCGGATGGCATTAAGCACTGCCGTGCCTGGCACTGTGACTTTGGGGACATGGGAGGAGGCAGGGTCTCTGCCCTCAAGGGAGCTGTCCCTCTTGCACTCGGGCTTCACAGCTCCTGGCTTCCTTTTCCAGTAGATGGCAAAGGGCTTAGTATGCCAATACTGTCACGTATTTGTCTACCTATAGGAAGAGCCTTGTGATGCAGGCAGCCGCAGAAATATACATGCTACTTACTCCCTGGTTCacgtttttcatttttctctaaccAGGGGTGCGTCAGCTCGAAATCATGTGCTGCTTTGGCTGCATGTCGGTTCTCGCCAACTACTTTGTGTTCATGACTTTCTTCCCAGCTTGTGTGTCCTTGGTTCTGGAGGTAAGAGCTGTTCTTATTTATGGCACTAGTAGAAGAAGAAGATTTCTCATTACGTTAGTTCACCTAAAGACAATCGGCACCTTCTAACGTAACACTGACTTCCTTTGTAGCTTTCTCGGGAAAGCCGCGAGGGCCGTCCAATCTGGCAGCTCAGCCATTTTGCCCGAgtcttagaagaagaagaaaataagccAAATCCTGTTACTCAGAGGGTTAAGATGATTATGGTAATTAcatgatttcttttcattatctttGGTTCCAATATCATAttctgcttttcagttttttttttccccttcttgtcTTTCTACAACTTTTGGCTCTTGCATGGatattcctcttccttttttccccccctcttaTCTTTTTCCTCATTCCTTATGAGATCTCTGGTCTTCTCTCTGCCCTAAATAGATTTTTCAAATCcttccactttctctttctttgcagcTCTGTTCTTTTGGGGCGGTGTTCTCAGCCTTTCATGGTGGTTGTCCCTTTGCTCAGTCACGTAGCGAGCCTGGGGCTTTCTTTACCTGGTGAGGGAGGGCATGGGAGGAAGACAGTGTTCGGTTATCCACTTGCAAAATGTGAGTTTAGGCTCCATTGATATGTAGAGGGtacatgatttttaaacttttatttcagtCTCTAGGCTTGGTTCTTGTTCACGCTCACAGTCGCTGGATAGCTGATCCTTCTCCTCAAAACAGCACAGCAGACAATTCTAAGGTCTCTTTAGGACTGGATGAAAATGTGTCCAAGAGAATTGAACCGAGTGTTTCCCTctggcaattttatctctctAAGTAAGTTCCCTGAGCCCTACTTTGAATCATGGCACTCTGTGCTTCTGAGTTTAGGTTATgccttttttatttctgagtaataacattttcatttgctttcttctaTTTAGAATGATCAGCATGGATATTGAACAAGTTATTACCCTAAGTTTAGCTCTCCTTCTGGCTGTCAAGTACATCTTCTTTGAACAAGCAGAGACAGAATCTACACTCTCGTTAAAAAATCCTATCACATCTCCTGTAGTGAcccaaaagaaaatcacagacGATTGTTGTAGACGTGACCCTGTACTGGTCAGAAATGACCAGAAATTCCATGCAATGGAGGGGGAGAccaggaaaaacagagaaagaaaaggtgatTTCTTATTCTCTTCATTTTCCGTTCTTCCAGTGTTGATTTGTCAAGAAGTTGAgtcttttttaaagcacaaattcAGTGTCTGAGATTTCTTTTGATCTCTTGAACAGTTGAGGTTATAAAACCCTTACTGGCAGAAAATGACAGCTCACACAGAGCCACATTCGTGGTGGGGAACTCCTCCTTACTCGGTACTTCGCTGGAACTagagacacaggagcctgaaaGGGAACTCCCTGTGGAGCCTCGGCCTAATGAAGAGTGTCTGCAGATTCTTGAGAATGCAGAGGTGAGAAAGCAGACTCAAGTTGGTATCTTTCTTAAGAAAAGGAGTTTTTTTATTAAAGGTAGGAAGGAGGTTACAGCTTCTGAGTACCTGTAAGTTCTCAGCACAGTGTTTCATGGTTTACAGGTCCTGGTCTTATTATTTATTCCCTGCAACCTTGTAAGATAGGtataattttctccatttttcagatgagaaaatgttGGCTCTAGGAGGGTTAATTAAGTATGTcccaaagtaaaacagaaaacgCTAAAGCTGGGCTCAGGAGTCCAGGCCTTACCGACTGAAGACTCGGTGCGCTTTCTACTGCCGTTTGATAGAGAGAGGAGCAGCTACTGTATTGTATGTGTGTTAAGGCCTAGGAGCACTTCTACACAGAAAtgaatttcagagaaagaagagaggtttGAGGggctttttgagtttttaaagtaAGCTTGATGCTCCTGAGGAggcttgttttctttctgatgttTGAACAGGATGTCCTGCTGACAATCCCTGTTTGACTTAGGGGTTTAGCATGACTGTTATGTTCCATTCCTGTCTGCTTACGCTGATTCATTCCAAATGTATGTGCATATGAGTGAGAGTAGGTTTTATCACTTTCCCTCATTCTTATTAATACGTGTACCAGTGTCTCAACTGCCATGCTACATACAAAACTTACAGGGTGGGTGTCAGAATCTTAATTATGAAATTTTTTCCCCCTATGTATGTCACTTGCAAAATTTAGTGTTTTGGCTTAACATTTTGTTTAGCTTTgcatttttataaagaatttttattttgatgttctcATTTCTACTCAAATCATCTCCTTCTTTAGAACTTCAAATTCCTTTGGGTTCTCAAAGTACTTGTATTTTAGTTCTGCAGAGAGCACTGTTTGTATAACATGGTCTATTTATTAATAGTATGAAGTATGATTCTTCaagtctatttttatttccatcaacccccttccatttttttttccatttctttagaaAGGTGCAAAATTCCTTAGTGATGCTGAGATCATCCAGTTGGTCAATGCAAAGCATATCCCAGCTTACAAATTGGAAACTCTGATGGAAACCCATGAGCGAGGTGTATCTATTCGCCGACAGCTACTTTCCAAAAAACTTCCAGAGCCTTCTTCTCTCCAGTATCTACCTTACAGGGACTATAATTACTCCTTGGTACGTTATTTTCTGTATTCAAGCAGGTTTTCTTTATAGCTTTAGTCTTTCAGTCTTCTTCTTGATTCGTCTTTTAAACTTTCATACTTTTATcaaacattttccttttgaatTCATTTTACTGTAATTTTGTATTCTACTTATGGTATAGGtcatcaaaattcaaaaatacTTTCCCTGTTATTTACAGTCATTACTCAAGAGTTTAGTGTTTTCAAGactttttaaagagtaaataaaaaaacTGGTTGAAAATAATACACTAAAGGATTAAGTTTGAAGGAATGACAGGGGCTGGGTATTTGGTATATAGATTTTCACTTGGTGCCTGACTTTACCTTTTAGGTGATGGGAGCTTGCTGTGAGAACGTTATTGGATATATGCCCATCCCTGTTGGAGTGGCAGGACCTCTGTGCTTGGATGGAAAAGAATTTCAGGTTCCAATGGCAACAACAGAAGGCTGTCTTGTGGCCAGCACTAATAGAGGCTGCAGAGCAATAGGCGTAAGTGGGCATTTATGTGTCTGCCTGTCAAGATACTCTAGGCGGTGAGATGAGATTTGGGAACAGTCAAGGAGACCTTTTGGGACAAGCAGAATTTTTTTCAGGATTAATGTCTGCTCTTGTCACACCCTCTGGATAGCTTGGTGGAGGTGCCAGCAGCCGAGTCCTTGCAGACGGGATGACTCGTGGCCCAGTGGTGCGTTTTCCCCGTGCTTGTGACTCTGCAGAAGTGAAGGCCTGGCTTGAGACGCCTGAAGGGTTCACAGTGATAAAGGAAGCCTTCGACAGCACCagcaggtgtgtgtgggggtgggcgtgggggcTTATATGTGCATTCACATTTATTTCAGAACCAGCGCCATACCTAGGATGACGAAATATAACTAAACATATTGCCTTCTTAAGATGATGTAACGAAACATCAATTTTAAATCCATGCTTTCAGAATAGTGATGTTAATTCTTGGTTGGGAtggagtgggtggggtgggatggggtgggcagaGCAGAATATTGATTTCAGTGAATAGCTACATAGAGGTAgttcaaaactaatacaactatgtaaagtttaaaaataaaataaaattaaaaaaagaaaaaatagtgcgAGCTAGTAAGTTTGTATGTTGGATTTAGAAGGCTCATTTTGATTAGGCTATTACTTTGCCCTAGAACAGTTTTGATCTAAAATTGCCCTAGGGCAGGATTGCCTGAGAAAAAGATTTTCCAAGCAGGATAGAGGTAAATAAATTAGTATAGTAGATGTACTTTGACTACAGAAAATTAAATTGATAAGGATAGTCAATACAAATGATAACGCCAGTATAGTTCAAGTTTTTATGCTTGTTTTTATATGACCTTTTAAAGTTTGTCATCAAATGACTTTCTGTATCCCTTCCTTCTTGCAACATGTAAGAATGAGGTACAGCTGAAGCAGTATTCTAATagaatatttaattaaagaaaaaatacttttaatatgtAGTCTCCATGAGTTTTCTCTTAAGTATAAAATGAACCAAATAAGCTAGACTTTAGGATAATgtccattttcttaaaaaaaaaagtctttgcttCTTTTGTTTAAAGGTTTGCACGTCTACAGAAACTGCATATGAGTGTGGCCGGACGCAACCTTTACATCCGTTTTCAGTCCAGGTCAGGTGATGCCATGGGGATGAACATGATTTCAAAGGTGAGCATGGATGGACTGTAACAGAATTTGCTGGAGTGATTATCCCTGAAGAGGGGAGCAGACTCACTCTGTATGCCCTcctatatttttgaattttacacCCTGTGTACATACTACTCAAGGAGTTAATTGATTGAAAAAGGTCAATATTGATACATGTAGGTCATGTTATATAAATCAGGCATTTGTTGGTTGGTATTGTTCATATTTGGGATATTTAATCTAGAGTTAGCATTCGGCATGCTCCGGGTCTACACTGAAGGGCTGGGAGGAATCTGGGGATTAGTGCTTCAGAACTTTGTCCTGTAATCCTGAAAGCTGACTTCTTCTAGAGACTTCAGAACACACATTTAAGAAGCCAGGTTCATGTCTGTGTAGTTCCTTTAATTATCTCTTTATAAGAAGACTGTGTATAGTTCATCTTTTTTCTactaatatttgttatttatcagatagaaatgtaaaattttaaagtcaactAGTCAGGCTAATTATGCTTTCCCAGTTATAAGGACTATTCAGAAAGAGAGTATAGTGACTAAAtacatatgctttaaaaatttccagtaAATAGCAGTTCCtgaagaaaaaattacaaataggattactttgacccagcaattccacttttgggtAGACACCCAAAAGAACCGAAAACAGTCTCAAAAAGATGTTGGTAGAGCCACGTTCATAGCAGCGTTCACAGTCGCTAAAAGAAGCCCACGTGTCCACCCACAGATAAAGTGTGGGATGTACATACAGTGGAATGGTGTTCAGTcctaaaaagaaagcagaaagaaagaaagaaaagaaagtgaagtcgctcattcgtgtccgactctttggaaccccacggactatagcctgcccggctcctccatccatgggattctccaggcgagagtactggagtggggtgccattgccttctccaggggatcttcccgacccaggggtcagaccggggtctcctgcattgcaggcagacgctttaccatctgagccaccagggaagcccccaaaagaaaGCATGCCACATGCTAAATGTGCATGAGCCTTGAGGTTCATGTACTAAGTGAAAGAGTCTGGTCACATAAAAAGAAGTACTACATGATTCCCCCTGAAGAGTTAGCTCGGTTAGTTAAATCCATAGGAGCAGAAAgaagggtggttgccagggggtgTTTAACGGGCATGATTTGTGGAGATTGCTGACACAGCAATGCGAAAGTTCTTAACAATACTGAACTATGCACTAGAAAATAGTCAAGACGGTAAATTCTGTAAAGTGTATTTTACCACAggtaaaaaaacattttttttaattccaaatttttttaaattgggtttttgAAGTGTGAGTTAATTGATCTAACTTGATTAGAAGTCCTTGGAAGTCTTGTTATATTCTGTGTAAATCCTAATGACATTCCATTTACAAGATTTACTTGAATGTTTGAGTTCTCTTTACTGGCTTTGGTAACTTGGGCTTGTAGGTAACAATTAAATAACTAGAAGAGGGGATTTATGACACATTGGTCATGGATTGGGGTCCTCACTCCCCAGTGACACGAATATAGTATTATATCCTTATTATATCCTCATCATACGATTCATCAATGACTACGAAGAGCttcattttcatataaaaaacATATTAGGAAAAGATTATTATTACAGTTATTGTATTTAGAAGTGTTAGTATTATTAGATACAAAAAAAGCCTCCAATTCATAAataattttgtgtgttttaatgtagtttttcttgttgttttctttctttggctaaTAGGGTACAGAGAAAGCACTTTCCAAACTTCAGGAGTATTTCCCCGAAATGCAGATTTTGGCCGTCAGTGGGAACTATTGTACAGACAAGAAACCTGCGGCCATCAACTGGATAGAGGGACGAGGAAAGTCTGTGGTCTGTGAAGCTGTCATTCCAGCCAAGGTTGTCAGAGAAGTGAGTGGATGACTAGTTTATTTTGTTAATCTTTCACTGGATTACAGAATTGGGAAGAGAAATAGTTACACTCTAAGTAAACTTGAACAGACAGGTGAATGTTTCATGTTCAAGATGACTGCTTCATTCACAGACCAAACCTTCACACTCCCTTGTGTTCTGGAGGCACTGAGAGTAGATCTGGTAACCCATTCCTAATCTTCAGGGGAAGATGTAAAATGTGCACAACTCTGTGTCCTAGGTATTAAAGACTACAACAGAGGCTATGATTGAGGTCAACATTAATAAAAACCTGGTGGGCTCTGCCATGGCTGGGAGCATCGGCGGCTACAACGCCCACGCAGCGAACATCGTAACTGCCATCTACATTGCCTGCGGACAGGTGAGGGCTCCAGCCGCCACCTTTCTTGTCTTTTGCTGCTTAAAGAAagagaagttttatatttttactttctatttttttgtcaGGATGCAGCACAGAATGTTGGTAGTTCGAACTGTATTACTTTAATGGAAGCAAGCGGCCCCACGAACGAAGACCTGTACATCAGCTGCACCATGCCATCTATAGAAATAGGAACCGTGGGCGGGGGCACCAACTTGCTGCCTCAGCAGGCCTGCCTGCAGGTGAGACGCGTGGGGGCACCGCCTGCAGTCGCCTCGAGCCCGGTTCTGACTCGTTGAGGTCCTCCGTATTGCTACCTGATACCGCGCATCACTCTCCTCTCATTTTAGCCAGTGTGTCCATTCATTTCCCACCCGTCTAACCCAGTGTGAATAAGTGTACCGCTAGCCAGGTCACAGGTGTCAGGTTCATTGTAGTGTATCCACCGTATGCTGGCTGGGAGATTTTGAAAACGTAGCACATCCTGTGGGGCCTGGTTCTGTTCTAACGGTGTTGCTGTTGCTgcgttgctcaggcgtgtctgactctgcggccccatggactgcagcacgccaggcttccctgtcctctatctcccggagcttgctcaaactcatgtccatggagttggtgaccTAGTTGCCCTCGTTTTAGTTGATCGAGTAGGAAGCTGTTGCCATGACTGGAAGGTTGAGTCCTGCTGTGTCTGTCCCTGGCTGCAGATGCTAGGCGTCCAAGGAGCATGCAGAGACAACCCCGGGGAAAATGCGCGGCAGCTGGCCCGAATTGTGTGCGGCACGGTGATGGCTGGGGAGCTGTCTCTGATGGCAGCACTGGCAGCAGGCCATCTGGTCAGAAGTCACATGATTCACAACAGGTAAGACTGACAGATTGGTTTGATGTATTTTCCCCATGCTTAAAATATGCAGTATAAAAAACCTACCTGTCAGATAAGCCCCAGCTTAACATTTTGCATTCCTGATATTTTGCATATCTGCTTTTCTGCCATAGGTCAAAGATAAATTTGCAAGACCTCCAAGGAACTTGCACTAAGAAGGCAGCTTGAACAGCCTGACCATTCACAACTAAAAAATGGGCGTTGGGTTCTAAAGGACTAACGTAAAATCTGTGAATTAAAAAACTCAATGCAATGTCGTGTTGAGAATGAGTAGACATGATCAGTGAGACGACTGCTTGGTTTCTGGCTCTTTCAGAATGATTGAGGTTCTTCTTTCCATGCAGAGTTCTCAGATCTGAAAACAGTTTACATGCTTTACATGCTGTGTCCTCTGCAAGATCTCGACATGGATATTATGCCTTTATAGCATCACAGATGGTAATCTACAGCACACTTCTGAAGGAGAATACAGCTggaaaaaaaactgttttcttttcatgGAACTCATGGAGATCAGTGTGAGATTGAACCCTCCTCCTGTCCACACCCACCCGGCCCCAACCCTGGGttgaaaatggatttttaaattatattgtaGCTGACAAAACTCCTGATTTCATAGTTAATTTATTAAGTCTGGGTTGTAGACCTTTAAGAAATAGGAgctaagtttattttttgtaaactAATACTTCATTTGGTGCTGGTCTATTTTGATTTCGGGGAATAGCCAACATAATTCTTCAGAAAGGGACCTGCTTTCTTAAAAGGAAGAATTACTCTTATTCCCAGATTACAGAATTATGTGCTAAGCAGTGCTAAACAGTTTTCTTTCAAGAAAACAAATCACTGCATTTATTTTTGCAGGCTATTTGTTCAGAGACGACTTGTCTAAATATAAATGTTTGTCTAGATTGATTATAACGTATCTTTCAGTATATAAGGCTTTAAGAAGCAGAGTTTTGTGCTCTTTATTAAAGATACAAGAGCTCTTAATATTGCTTAGACAAAGGTGACTATTTATCAATGAAATACAAGTCTGTGACCTCTCTCAGAACTCAGAGGGTGGAAAAGGACAGGTTTGGAAGAAATTTACCATTTCTTGAAGCCAACTTAAATTTCTTAAGAGACAAATTTATTTAGCTGAAAAATCTAGGTAGTTTTTGTAAAGAACTGTACCAGATCTGTATATGTTGTAATAAAGTTTCTTGTGCTAG is a window encoding:
- the HMGCR gene encoding 3-hydroxy-3-methylglutaryl-Coenzyme A reductase — translated: MLSRLFRMHGLFVASHPWEVIVGTVTLTICMMSMNMFTGNNKICGWNYECPKFEEDVLSSDIIILTITRCIAILYIYFQFQNLRQLGSKYILGIAGLFTIFSSFVFSTVVIHFLDKELTGLNEALPFFLLLVDLSRASALAKFALSSNSQDEVRENIARGMAILGPTFTLDALVECLVIGVGTMSGVRQLEIMCCFGCMSVLANYFVFMTFFPACVSLVLELSRESREGRPIWQLSHFARVLEEEENKPNPVTQRVKMIMSLGLVLVHAHSRWIADPSPQNSTADNSKVSLGLDENVSKRIEPSVSLWQFYLSKMISMDIEQVITLSLALLLAVKYIFFEQAETESTLSLKNPITSPVVTQKKITDDCCRRDPVLVRNDQKFHAMEGETRKNRERKVEVIKPLLAENDSSHRATFVVGNSSLLGTSLELETQEPERELPVEPRPNEECLQILENAEKGAKFLSDAEIIQLVNAKHIPAYKLETLMETHERGVSIRRQLLSKKLPEPSSLQYLPYRDYNYSLVMGACCENVIGYMPIPVGVAGPLCLDGKEFQVPMATTEGCLVASTNRGCRAIGLGGGASSRVLADGMTRGPVVRFPRACDSAEVKAWLETPEGFTVIKEAFDSTSRFARLQKLHMSVAGRNLYIRFQSRSGDAMGMNMISKGTEKALSKLQEYFPEMQILAVSGNYCTDKKPAAINWIEGRGKSVVCEAVIPAKVVREVLKTTTEAMIEVNINKNLVGSAMAGSIGGYNAHAANIVTAIYIACGQDAAQNVGSSNCITLMEASGPTNEDLYISCTMPSIEIGTVGGGTNLLPQQACLQMLGVQGACRDNPGENARQLARIVCGTVMAGELSLMAALAAGHLVRSHMIHNRSKINLQDLQGTCTKKAA